Part of the Paenibacillus aurantius genome, TTTCATCGGGAATGAAAATGGAGAGGCGGAATGCGCAATTCTGATTTCTTTCTCATTTCCCACATACTCCAGTTCCGAATATACATTCACTTTCTCACCTTTGTTGTAAATGGGTTTTTCTGAAACAAGTCGATATATGAAATCACCTTCGGTCACCTTAGCAGTAGGACTAATCTTTGTCTCTTGTATGCCGTTTTGCTCGTACGCTTTTGTATCTTTAGAACACCCTGCCAAAGCGAAGGTGATGGCACATATGATTATCAACAACTTGCCCAATTGTATTCCCTCCTCCCAACGTATTTGTGCCCCAAACAATAAAGATTTCTTCAATCCTGCCCACTTGACTTGTTTCACCATTTAACTGCCTGCTAGTGGAGTGGAGGGCAGCCGCGCGGCTGCCCCTTCTAATTTGAACTAGTGTAGACGCTTGAGAAATAACAAGAGCTGCTTTTTTTGGAGCACATTTGTTGTATATTCACCTTCGTCTGTACGCTTGGAAGCCAAGGGTTATTTGGTTGCCGGGATTCGATACAACTGGACTTTTCCGTCGCTGCCTTTGGTGTAGGCCTCCAAATAGTCAATGGTATGATCTTTCGTCCAACCAACGAATAGTTGCATCGATAATATTCCTTTTTCGATTGCAGGAGTATCTGGATGAATTCCATCAATGGTACTCTGCCCTTGCTGAGCGATGTTCCCATTTGCTGCACTGCCGTAATCGTAACGCCATAGAAGGGCACCGCTCGTATCAAAGGCGGATGGATTACCGAACCAATCGGACACTTCATTTTGTGTCATTCCCATGCGAATGTACTTCTTAACGTAATGGAGATCGATAACCGGCGTTTCTTTGTTTATAACCTCCACCAACTTCGCTGTATCCCAAATTTCCTTGGGTGCGTATTGCGTCTTGTAGTCGGAGATTTTAATCGTCGCGACTCCGCGTGTGCCAGCGCCGCCAAATAGTTGGCGGGCTTTATCGGCGTTCTCAAGCACGAAAGAAATGGTAGAGCGATCCGTCATATTCCCATCAATATACACCATCGGAATTCGGTTGGCAGAGTCCGGAAGGAGAGTAAAAAAGACCTGGCCGCCCAAGAAGTCGACATTTTCTTCAAAATGTGTGAAGTGACCTGTTACCTCAGCCGAACCGGAGTAATCCACGAACGAAACGATATAGTCGCCCGTCGGCTTCGCACGGACTTTCGTCACTGTCCAGCTTCCGAGCTGATCACCCTCCTTAACCGTGAACGGATCGTACCTCAGTGGTTTATTGGTTTTGGCAGCGCCATTTTCGCCAGTAGGGCCGATCGATGCTGCGGAGGTATTGTCGGAAGGCGGCCTCGACGTGATTGGCGAGGTACCGGTGAGCTTGCCGTTGGATGTGCCGGCTGCGCCGACCGAATCCGTGGGTTTTGAAGGGGTATCTGAGCTTTGGCTTTTTCCGCTCTCCTGCTCCGGTGATTCGAATTTCCCTTTGTCCGCTCCGTCGGCGGGATTGCCGGATTCTTGGCAGCCGCTGAACACGATCATTAATGCTAAACCAAATGCCGTAAAACCTTTCCAACGATGACTCATCTTGTTATCCCTCCCCGTGTTACCACTACTCACAAATGACGCTGGATAGCACGTTTTTGTTGCGGGGATTTTTAATCTAGCCAGGACCTCCTGCTCTCGTAATTAGGGACCCTTGTCAGATGACCGCGATACGGAGTTATGGACGGTCGCTCAACTCTATTGCGCCGTTTTCCACTAGTAACCATTTCTATATGTCCATGACCATAAACATCCCGGTCATTTCGGGAGAATAATTTTTGAATCCGAACCGTTCATAGAAATCCTCTTTTCCTTGTGAGGCGAACAGTCCGACAAATGCGGCTCCGGGACAATGATCCTTTATATGCTTCAGCAGTTTCTCGATCATTTGCCTGCCTACTCCCTTATTCTGATATTCAGGTAAGACAGCTACATCTTGAATATAATAGTACATGGCCCCATCCCCAACAATGCGTCCCATACCGATTACGTTTCCATCGCTTATGGCAACTAAACCATAAACAGAATTAGCAATGGACTTTTCCGTCATCTCTACATTGACGCTTCCCCAACCAACCGCTTCCCATAATGTTTTAAGGATTTCGTAATGGCTGCTTGGCATATATAACCACCTATCTTCAGATTTGGGGTCGCTCTTATATAAGAACCACCCTATCTGACTATATATTTTTCTATTCTTTCGAACTCGACTTGAGAATTTCAATAAAT contains:
- a CDS encoding GNAT family N-acetyltransferase; protein product: MPSSHYEILKTLWEAVGWGSVNVEMTEKSIANSVYGLVAISDGNVIGMGRIVGDGAMYYYIQDVAVLPEYQNKGVGRQMIEKLLKHIKDHCPGAAFVGLFASQGKEDFYERFGFKNYSPEMTGMFMVMDI